Proteins encoded together in one Onychomys torridus chromosome 1, mOncTor1.1, whole genome shotgun sequence window:
- the Arl6ip1 gene encoding ADP-ribosylation factor-like protein 6-interacting protein 1 isoform X1: MAEGDNRSSNLLAAETASLEEQLQGWGEVMLMADKVLRWERAWFPPAIMGVVSLLFLIIYYLDPSVLSGVSCFVMFLCLADYLVPILAPRIFGSNKWTTEQQQRFHEICSNLVKTRRRAVGWWKRLFSLKEEKPKMYFMTMIISLAAVAWVGQQVHNLLLTYLIVTFVLLLPGLNQHGIILKYIGMAKREINKLLKQKEKKNE, from the exons GCTGCGGAGACTGCGAGTCTAGAAGAGCAGCTGCAAGGATGGGGAGAAGTGATGCTGATGGCCGACAAAGTCCTTCGGTGGGAAAGAGCCTGGTTCCCACCTGCCATCATGGGTGTGGTCTCCCTGCTGTTCCT gATTATCTATTATCTTGATCCATCTGTGCTGTCCGGTGTTTcctgttttgttatgtttttgtgcCTGGCTGACTACCTTGTTCCCATTCTGGCACCAAGGATTTTTGGCTCTAATAAATG gACTACTGAACAACAGCAAAGATTTCATGAGATCTGCAGTAATCTAGTAAAAACTCGACGCAGAGCTGTGGGCTGGTGGAAACGCCTCTTTTCCCTAAAGGAAGAAAAGCCTAAAATg TACTTCATGACGATGATCATTTCTCTTGCTGCAGTTGCTTGGGTGGGACAGCAAGTCCACAACCTGCTTCTCACCTACCTGATTG tgACTTTTGTGCTGCTGCTTCCTGGACTAAATCAACATGGAATCATTTTGAAGTACATTGGGATGGCTAAAAGGGAGATAAACAAGCTTctcaagcagaaagaaaagaaaaatgagtga
- the Arl6ip1 gene encoding ADP-ribosylation factor-like protein 6-interacting protein 1 isoform X2 gives MLMADKVLRWERAWFPPAIMGVVSLLFLIIYYLDPSVLSGVSCFVMFLCLADYLVPILAPRIFGSNKWTTEQQQRFHEICSNLVKTRRRAVGWWKRLFSLKEEKPKMYFMTMIISLAAVAWVGQQVHNLLLTYLIVTFVLLLPGLNQHGIILKYIGMAKREINKLLKQKEKKNE, from the exons ATGCTGATGGCCGACAAAGTCCTTCGGTGGGAAAGAGCCTGGTTCCCACCTGCCATCATGGGTGTGGTCTCCCTGCTGTTCCT gATTATCTATTATCTTGATCCATCTGTGCTGTCCGGTGTTTcctgttttgttatgtttttgtgcCTGGCTGACTACCTTGTTCCCATTCTGGCACCAAGGATTTTTGGCTCTAATAAATG gACTACTGAACAACAGCAAAGATTTCATGAGATCTGCAGTAATCTAGTAAAAACTCGACGCAGAGCTGTGGGCTGGTGGAAACGCCTCTTTTCCCTAAAGGAAGAAAAGCCTAAAATg TACTTCATGACGATGATCATTTCTCTTGCTGCAGTTGCTTGGGTGGGACAGCAAGTCCACAACCTGCTTCTCACCTACCTGATTG tgACTTTTGTGCTGCTGCTTCCTGGACTAAATCAACATGGAATCATTTTGAAGTACATTGGGATGGCTAAAAGGGAGATAAACAAGCTTctcaagcagaaagaaaagaaaaatgagtga